One Acanthochromis polyacanthus isolate Apoly-LR-REF ecotype Palm Island chromosome 6, KAUST_Apoly_ChrSc, whole genome shotgun sequence DNA segment encodes these proteins:
- the LOC110961738 gene encoding glutathione synthetase-like, which produces MTTKEFLQQLITNPEQLSNLVEEAIEMAFQQGFLFRTCETPNSSEVVTYAPFTLFPSAVPKARLVQALEVQTHFNTLVDKISQDPDFLEEALASTIQADDFTARLVSIYRQVQQEGQTQSIVVGLNRSDYMVEQSMDGTSSLKQVEINTIAAAGFGVLDRLPEVHRHILRTTGLLKESECVQDTNMTPAMAAALAKAWEVYGQKKAVILFLVEDVQISQLTQRYSEIELWNRNIPVIRRKFEEVSRRGSLDGDKRLFIDGLEVAVVYYRYGYMPDNYTEQSWAARLLMERSRAVKCPDIGTQLAGTKKIQQVLASPGVLEKFFPDQPQVVEQIRATFAGLYTLDMGPEGDQTVAMALTNPHKFVLKPQREGGGNNYYGEDIVQVLQKFKNDQRRAAYILMDKIQPRTEQNIPLRKGLPPRLTTVSYEIGVFGAYVRYEGEMILNEALGPVLRTKSIEHDDAGVVRGVAMFDSPLVV; this is translated from the exons ATGACGACAAAAGAGTTTCTTCAGCAGCTGATCACAAACCCTGAGCAACTCAGCAATTTAGTGGAGGAAGCTATCGAGATGGCCTTTCAACAGGGGTTCTTGTTCCGGACATGTGAGACTCCTAATTCATCAGAG GTCGTCACCTATGCTCCATTCACACTCTTTCCCTCTGCTGTGCCCAAAGCCAGACTTGTCCAGGCTCTGGAAGTGCAAACTCACTTCAACACGCTGGTGGACAAGATCAGCCAGGACCCAGACTTTCTGGAAGAGGCTCTTGCAAG TACTATCCAGGCAGATGATTTCACAGCCAGGTTGGTTAGTATATACAGACAAGTGCAGCAGGAAGGTCAGACACAG TCCATCGTTGTTGGTCTGAACCGTTCTGACTACATGGTGGAGCAAAGCATGGATGGAACATCTTCCCTGAAGCAAGTAGAGATCAACACTATTGCTGCAGCTGGTTTTGGTGTGTTGGACCGTCTCCCTGAAGTGCACAG ACACATACTGAGAACTACTGGCCTGCTGAAGGAGAGCGAGTGTGTCCAGGATACCAATATGACTCCTGCAATGGCCGCTGCTCTTGCAAAGGCCTGGGAAGTTTACGGTCAAAAGAA GGCAGTGATCCTGTTTCTGGTGGAGGATGTTCAGATTAGTCAGCTCACTCAACGTTACAGTGAAATAGAGCTCTGGAACAG AAATATTCCTGTCATCCGAAGAAAGTTTGAGGAGGTTTCAAGACGAGGATCTCTGGATGGTGATAAAAGATTGTTTAT AGATGGGCTGGAGGTAGCTGTAGTGTACTACCGCTATGGGTACATGCCAGACAACTACACTGAACAG AGCTGGGCTGCTCGTCTTCTGATGGAGCGCTCTCGGGCTGTGAAATGTCCAGATATCGGCACCCAGCTGGCCGGAACCAAGAAGATCCAACAGGTTCTCGCCAGTCCTGGAGTTCTGGAGAAGTTCTTCCCTGACCAGCCTCAAGTGGTGGAGCAGATCAGAGCGACATTTGCTGGCCTCTACACTCTGGACATG GGTCCAGAAGGAGACCAGACAGTCGCCATGGCTTTGACCAACCCACACAAGTTTGTTTTGAAGCCtcaaagagaaggaggag GAAACAATTATTATGGAGAGGACATAGTGCAAGTGCTACAGAagtttaaaaatgaccaaaggaGGGCTGCTTATATTCTGATGGATAAAATCCAACccagaacagaacaaaacatcCCACTGAGGAAAGGACTTCCACCCAGACTCACTACTGTTTCTTATGAAATAGGAGTTTTCGGAGCCTATGTGAG GTACGAAGGAGAAATGATTCTCAATGAGGCTCTTGGTCCTGTTTTGAGGACTAAGAGCATTGAACACGATGATGCAGGGGTAGTTCGTGGAGTAGCTATGTTTGACTCTCCACTCGTCGTCTGA